The following proteins are encoded in a genomic region of Brachypodium distachyon strain Bd21 chromosome 1, Brachypodium_distachyon_v3.0, whole genome shotgun sequence:
- the LOC100839944 gene encoding protein DA1-related 2 isoform X1: protein MAYPSRSSDRCSHGNRNSFERRSSFMKWLCAFLKGTKPGEPNRRQPRVTAGEESTLWEQEPLRPKREDPPRHDNEELDRQIALSLAEDAKHPKERNHNKGENDEDLAKAIQDSLNMNPYMPHHPYAPSQALPRAHRVCGGCKHEVGHGHYLSCMGMYWHPQCFRCSSCGHPIRETEFTLLGAEPYHKLCYKELHHPKCDVCLHFIATNRTGLIEYRAHPFWGQKYCPSHELDRTPRCCSCEKMEPRNTKYMSLGDGRSLCMECLDSAVMDTGECQPLYHSIRDYYEGMNMKLDQQIPMLLVERQALNEAMEGECRGPHHMPETRGLCLSEEQTVSSILRRPRIGGNRLLDMRTQPQKLTRRCEVTAILVLYGLPRLLTGSILAHELMHGWLRLKGYRNLKPEVEEGICQVMSYLWLEAEILPAATRHAHPSSSYASSSSSSSHYRPPSSKKGGISHTEKKLGEFFMHQIANDTSAAYGDGFRTAYKAVNQYGLRQTLNHIRLTGGFPL, encoded by the exons ATGGCCTACCCGTCGAGGTCTTCTGATCGGTGCAGCCACGGTAATCGGAACTCTTTCG AGAGAAGATCCAGCTTCATGAAGTGGCTTTGCGCTTTCTTGAAGGGGACGAAGCCCGGGGAGCCGAACCGGCGGCAGCCTCGGGTGACGGCAGGAGAAGAGAGCACCCTCTGGGAACAAGAACCGCTCAGACCAAAG AGGGAAGATCCACCCAGACATGACAATGAGGAATTGGACCGTCAAATTGCACTGTCTCTTGCAGAGGATGCCAAGCATCCTAAAG AACGAAACCATAACAAGGGAGAGAATGACGAAGACCTTGCCAAGGCCATACAGGACAGTCTGAACATGAATCCTTACATGCCTCACCATCCCTATGCCCCATCTCAGGCCTTGCCTAGAGCACACAG GGTCTGTGGTGGTTGCAAGCATGAGGTAGGGCATGGCCATTACTTGAGCTGCATGGGAATGTACTGGCATCCTCAGTGCTTTCGTTGTTCTTCCTGTGGCCACCCTATCCGCGAGACCGAG TTCACCTTGCTAGGTGCAGAACCATACCACAAGTTGTGCTACAAGGAGCTACACCACCCAAAATGTGATGTCTGCCTTCATTTT ATCGCCACAAACAGGACGGGCTTGATAGAATACAGAGCACATCCATTCTGGGGCCAGAAGTATTGCCCTTCACATGAGCTTGACCGCACACCTCGTTGCTGTAGCTGTGAGAAAATGGAG CCAAGGAACACAAAGTATATGTCACTGGGAGACGGCCGCAGTCTGTGCATGGAATGCCTGGATTCCGCTGTCATGGACACCGGTGAATGCCAGCCCCTGTACCATTCTATCAGGGACTACTACGAAGGAATGAACATGAAGCTAGACCAGCAGATACCCATGCTCCTGGTCGAACGGCAAGCGCTCAACGAAGCCATGGAAGGAGAGTGCAGA GGTCCTCACCACATGCCTGAAACCAGAGGCCTGTGTCTGTCGGAGGAGCAGACCGTGAGCAGT ATACTTAGGAGACCCAGGATTGGTGGGAACAGGTTACTGGATATGAGAACTCAACCGCAGAAGCTGACTCGGAGATGTGAAGTCACCGCAATTCTTGTCTTGTATGGCCTCCCCAG GCTACTAACTGGCTCCATTCTTGCCCATGAATTGATGCACGGGTGGTTGCGCCTCAAAG GTTACCGAAACCTAAAGCCAGAGGTTGAGGAGGGTATATGCCAAGTCATGTCTTACTTGTGGCTAGAGGCGGAGATCCTTCCAGCTGCTACAAGACACGCCCATCCTTCATCCTCTTAtgcttcgtcttcgtcgtcgtcctcccaCTACCGGCCACCGTCGTCCAAAAAGGGTGGAATATCGCATACCGAGAAGAAGCTCGGCGAGTTCTTCATGCATCAGATCGCCAATGACACCTCAGCGGCGTATGGCGACGGTTTCAGAACTGCATATAAAGCTGTCAACCAGTATGGCCTTCGCCAGACACTGAACCATATACGCTTAACCGGAGGTTTCCCCCTCTAA
- the LOC100840253 gene encoding mitochondrial substrate carrier family protein B, with protein MQTEAGVGMAAATMDGATAAAARRYSTQQQQPQPQVHRHQPQLGTTLHLLAGGVAGAVSKTCTAPLARLTILFQVQGMHSDVATMRNTSIWREASRIVYEEGFRAFWKGNLVTIAHRLPYSSISFYTYERYKDWLQMIPGLNNNGGFGADVGVRMVGGGLSGITAASLTYPLDLVRTRLAAQTNTVYYRGISHALFAICRDEGPRGLYKGLGATLLGVGPSIAISFSVYETLRSHWLLERPCDSPVLISLACGSLSGVASSTITFPLDLVRRRKQLEGAAGRANVYKTGLFGTFGHIIRTEGYRGLYRGILPEYCKVVPSVGLIFMTYETLKSIFTGGASAE; from the exons ATGCAGACGGAGGCGGGGGTTGGGATGGCCGCCGCAACTATGGACGGCGCTACGGCTGCGGCCGCACGGAGGTACTCGACtcagcagcaacagccgcagccgcaggtGCACCGCCACCAGCCGCAGCTCGGAACGACGCTTCatctcctcgccggcggcgtcgctgGCGCCGTCAGCAAGACCTGCAccgcgccgctcgcccgccTCACCATTCTCTTCCAG GTGCAAGGAATGCATTCAGATGTAGCTACCATGCGCAATACTAGCATATGGCGTGAGGCATCCCGCATTGTGTATGAAGAAGGTTTTCGAGCGTTCTGGAAAGGAAATCTTGTAACAATTGCACACCGTTTACCTTACTCCTCAATTAGTTTCTATACATATGAGAGATATAAAGAT TGGCTTCAGATGATACCTGGTCTCAACAACAATGGTGGATTTGGTGCCGATGTTGGTGTCAGAATGGTGGGTGGTGGTTTGTCTGGAATAACAGCAGCTTCTTTGACATATCCACTGGACTTGGTACGGACACGCCTGGCTGCTCAG ACGAACACGGTTTACTACAGGGGCATATCTCATGCTCTTTTTGCGATCTGCAGAGACGAGGGTCCCAGGGGTCTGTACAAGGGGCTTGGTGCAACTTTACTC GGAGTAGGCCCCAGCATAGCAATAAGCTTCTCTGTGTATGAAACTCTACGATCCCATTGGCTACTAGAGAG GCCATGTGATTCCCCTGTCTTGATCAGTTTGGCTTGTGGAAGTCTTTCAGGAGTTGCATCATCTACTA TTACATTTCCGTTGGATCTTGTAAGACGCCGCAAGCAGTTGGAAGGTGCAGCTGGGAGGGCCAATGTCTACAAGACCGGACTATTTGGAACGTTTGGGCATATTATCCGGACAGAAGGTTATAGAGGATTGTATAGAGGGATCTTGCCCGAGTACTGCAAAGTGGTTCCCAGCGTCGGCCTCATTTTCATGACCTATGAGACACTGAAATCCATTTTCACAGGAGGGGCATCAGCTGAATAG
- the LOC100839944 gene encoding protein DA1-related 2 isoform X2: MAYPSRSSDRCSHERRSSFMKWLCAFLKGTKPGEPNRRQPRVTAGEESTLWEQEPLRPKREDPPRHDNEELDRQIALSLAEDAKHPKERNHNKGENDEDLAKAIQDSLNMNPYMPHHPYAPSQALPRAHRVCGGCKHEVGHGHYLSCMGMYWHPQCFRCSSCGHPIRETEFTLLGAEPYHKLCYKELHHPKCDVCLHFIATNRTGLIEYRAHPFWGQKYCPSHELDRTPRCCSCEKMEPRNTKYMSLGDGRSLCMECLDSAVMDTGECQPLYHSIRDYYEGMNMKLDQQIPMLLVERQALNEAMEGECRGPHHMPETRGLCLSEEQTVSSILRRPRIGGNRLLDMRTQPQKLTRRCEVTAILVLYGLPRLLTGSILAHELMHGWLRLKGYRNLKPEVEEGICQVMSYLWLEAEILPAATRHAHPSSSYASSSSSSSHYRPPSSKKGGISHTEKKLGEFFMHQIANDTSAAYGDGFRTAYKAVNQYGLRQTLNHIRLTGGFPL; encoded by the exons ATGGCCTACCCGTCGAGGTCTTCTGATCGGTGCAGCCACG AGAGAAGATCCAGCTTCATGAAGTGGCTTTGCGCTTTCTTGAAGGGGACGAAGCCCGGGGAGCCGAACCGGCGGCAGCCTCGGGTGACGGCAGGAGAAGAGAGCACCCTCTGGGAACAAGAACCGCTCAGACCAAAG AGGGAAGATCCACCCAGACATGACAATGAGGAATTGGACCGTCAAATTGCACTGTCTCTTGCAGAGGATGCCAAGCATCCTAAAG AACGAAACCATAACAAGGGAGAGAATGACGAAGACCTTGCCAAGGCCATACAGGACAGTCTGAACATGAATCCTTACATGCCTCACCATCCCTATGCCCCATCTCAGGCCTTGCCTAGAGCACACAG GGTCTGTGGTGGTTGCAAGCATGAGGTAGGGCATGGCCATTACTTGAGCTGCATGGGAATGTACTGGCATCCTCAGTGCTTTCGTTGTTCTTCCTGTGGCCACCCTATCCGCGAGACCGAG TTCACCTTGCTAGGTGCAGAACCATACCACAAGTTGTGCTACAAGGAGCTACACCACCCAAAATGTGATGTCTGCCTTCATTTT ATCGCCACAAACAGGACGGGCTTGATAGAATACAGAGCACATCCATTCTGGGGCCAGAAGTATTGCCCTTCACATGAGCTTGACCGCACACCTCGTTGCTGTAGCTGTGAGAAAATGGAG CCAAGGAACACAAAGTATATGTCACTGGGAGACGGCCGCAGTCTGTGCATGGAATGCCTGGATTCCGCTGTCATGGACACCGGTGAATGCCAGCCCCTGTACCATTCTATCAGGGACTACTACGAAGGAATGAACATGAAGCTAGACCAGCAGATACCCATGCTCCTGGTCGAACGGCAAGCGCTCAACGAAGCCATGGAAGGAGAGTGCAGA GGTCCTCACCACATGCCTGAAACCAGAGGCCTGTGTCTGTCGGAGGAGCAGACCGTGAGCAGT ATACTTAGGAGACCCAGGATTGGTGGGAACAGGTTACTGGATATGAGAACTCAACCGCAGAAGCTGACTCGGAGATGTGAAGTCACCGCAATTCTTGTCTTGTATGGCCTCCCCAG GCTACTAACTGGCTCCATTCTTGCCCATGAATTGATGCACGGGTGGTTGCGCCTCAAAG GTTACCGAAACCTAAAGCCAGAGGTTGAGGAGGGTATATGCCAAGTCATGTCTTACTTGTGGCTAGAGGCGGAGATCCTTCCAGCTGCTACAAGACACGCCCATCCTTCATCCTCTTAtgcttcgtcttcgtcgtcgtcctcccaCTACCGGCCACCGTCGTCCAAAAAGGGTGGAATATCGCATACCGAGAAGAAGCTCGGCGAGTTCTTCATGCATCAGATCGCCAATGACACCTCAGCGGCGTATGGCGACGGTTTCAGAACTGCATATAAAGCTGTCAACCAGTATGGCCTTCGCCAGACACTGAACCATATACGCTTAACCGGAGGTTTCCCCCTCTAA